From Actinoplanes oblitus, a single genomic window includes:
- a CDS encoding iron-containing alcohol dehydrogenase family protein: MPLLARSVQTPLHIDVRRGAVADLGRILADGRISSGGDVAVVVGPGIGEQIVDLLRPSLRSATVYVTTGGTLDAALELADKLRSGHFDAVVGIGGGKTVDTAKYAASRWGLPMVSVATSLANDGIASPVASLINDGIKGSYGVHIPFGVIVDLDFVEDGPERVNRAGIGDVISNISALADWELSRQVRGEPVDGLAASLARMGAEAVLTMPGDMSDDAFVTVLAEALISSGLAMAVCGSSRPSSGGCHEIMHAIDSLFPGTASHGELAGLGALFCTFLRGDTRRFAQMADCLERHQLPRTPSDVGLDADQFARAVEFAPRTRPDRYTILEHLAMTPAETLQRLTEYENALAAR; this comes from the coding sequence ATGCCGCTACTAGCCCGTAGCGTCCAGACCCCGCTGCACATCGACGTGCGGCGGGGCGCGGTCGCCGACCTCGGCCGGATCCTCGCGGACGGGCGCATCTCGTCCGGCGGTGACGTCGCCGTGGTGGTGGGTCCGGGCATCGGTGAGCAGATCGTCGACCTGCTGCGCCCCTCGCTGCGTTCGGCGACCGTCTACGTCACCACCGGCGGCACCCTGGACGCCGCCCTGGAGCTGGCCGACAAACTGCGCTCGGGGCACTTCGACGCGGTGGTCGGCATCGGCGGCGGCAAGACGGTGGACACCGCGAAATACGCGGCGAGCCGCTGGGGCCTGCCGATGGTCTCGGTCGCCACCAGCCTGGCCAACGACGGCATCGCCTCGCCGGTGGCCAGCCTGATCAACGACGGGATCAAGGGGTCGTACGGGGTGCACATCCCGTTCGGCGTGATCGTCGACCTGGACTTCGTGGAGGACGGGCCGGAGCGGGTCAACCGGGCCGGCATCGGCGACGTGATCAGCAACATCAGCGCGCTGGCCGACTGGGAGCTGAGCCGGCAGGTGCGCGGCGAGCCGGTGGACGGCCTGGCCGCCTCGCTGGCCCGGATGGGCGCCGAGGCGGTGCTGACCATGCCCGGCGACATGAGCGACGACGCGTTCGTCACGGTGCTCGCCGAGGCGCTGATCTCCAGCGGCCTGGCGATGGCGGTCTGCGGCAGCAGCCGGCCGTCCAGCGGCGGCTGCCACGAGATCATGCACGCCATCGACTCGCTGTTCCCGGGCACCGCCTCGCACGGCGAGCTGGCCGGCCTCGGCGCGTTGTTCTGCACGTTCCTGCGCGGCGACACCCGGCGTTTCGCTCAGATGGCGGACTGCCTGGAGCGGCACCAGCTGCCCCGGACGCCGTCCGACGTCGGGCTCGACGCCGACCAGTTCGCCCGGGCTGTCGAGTTCGCCCCGCGGACCCGGCCGGACCGGTACACCATTCTCGAACATCTGGCGATGACGCCGGCGGAGACCCTCCAGAGGTTGACCGAGTATGAGAACGCCCTCGCGGCCCGCTGA
- a CDS encoding CDP-alcohol phosphatidyltransferase family protein: MRTPSRPAEPGTAPTAADYYAVNRGGGLFSEALSQRIGARLAVFAYRNKLSPTVMTIGNLGIGCLTSFVVIATAGPVADGRVWSWLIGLIALVGWQLAYAFDCSDGQLARVTGQTSTAGGRLDVLCDVAVQSALVAAVSSVAMAQEPDTPAWLLAAFAATWMVNLVTSVMQTGSQAASMVTSRSLPIRTVKLVRDYGAVITLAGVLLTATPQWTVWFVALFTLINAGFLAASIAFTGRSALRG, encoded by the coding sequence ATGAGAACGCCCTCGCGGCCCGCTGAACCGGGCACCGCGCCCACCGCTGCCGACTACTACGCGGTCAACCGTGGTGGCGGGCTGTTCAGTGAGGCGCTCAGCCAGCGGATCGGTGCCCGGCTCGCGGTCTTCGCCTACCGGAACAAGCTCAGCCCGACCGTGATGACGATCGGCAACCTCGGCATCGGGTGCCTCACCTCGTTCGTGGTGATCGCCACCGCCGGCCCGGTCGCCGACGGCCGGGTCTGGAGCTGGCTGATCGGCCTGATCGCGCTGGTCGGCTGGCAGCTGGCGTACGCGTTCGACTGCTCCGACGGCCAGCTGGCCCGGGTGACCGGCCAGACCAGCACCGCCGGCGGGCGGCTCGACGTGCTCTGCGACGTGGCCGTGCAGTCCGCCCTGGTGGCCGCCGTCTCGTCGGTCGCGATGGCACAGGAGCCGGACACCCCGGCCTGGCTGCTCGCGGCGTTCGCCGCCACCTGGATGGTCAACCTGGTCACCTCGGTGATGCAGACCGGCAGCCAGGCGGCGAGCATGGTGACCAGCCGATCGTTGCCGATCCGGACGGTGAAACTGGTCCGCGATTACGGCGCGGTGATCACCTTGGCCGGCGTGCTGCTCACCGCGACTCCGCAGTGGACGGTCTGGTTCGTCGCCCTGTTCACCCTGATCAACGCGGGTTTCCTGGCCGCCAGCATCGCCTTCACCGGCCGGAGCGCCCTGCGCGGCTGA
- a CDS encoding glycosyltransferase family 4 protein — protein MKVVVAHNRYREAIPSGENVMVDTEISQLRAAGLDVIPFQRSSDAIETMSAAQKALLPVSPMLGIAAQRDLAALIEAEKPDIIHLHNPYPLISPRVIRTAHRHGVPIIQTVHNYRQVCSSGLYFRDGHNCHDCRGKLLGWPAVKHRCYRGSAAQSAIMATTLAVHRPTWRSVDRYIALTDKIAAHLADYGIPAERVVIKPNGLPDPGRPDPIGEGFLYGARLSPEKGLGLLLDAWRRHPDGSLGTLRIAGDGELRPLAERAAAERGDVTYLGPLDRAGMTAARRASAVVLAVPTWEDVLPTVVLEAMSAGRPVLGTAVGGVPYMIGDGPDAAGWLAEPDPAALAAALPVARAGAAAAASAARDRYLRHFHPDVLTKRLIDIYAEVSRAGRSGR, from the coding sequence GTGAAGGTGGTGGTGGCGCACAACCGGTATCGCGAGGCGATCCCCTCCGGGGAGAACGTCATGGTCGATACCGAGATCTCGCAGTTGCGGGCGGCGGGGCTGGACGTGATCCCGTTCCAGCGCAGCTCGGATGCGATCGAGACGATGTCGGCGGCGCAGAAGGCGTTGCTTCCGGTGTCGCCGATGCTCGGCATCGCCGCGCAGCGCGACCTGGCGGCGCTGATCGAGGCGGAGAAACCGGACATAATCCACCTGCACAACCCATACCCGCTCATCTCGCCGCGGGTGATCCGGACGGCCCACCGGCACGGCGTCCCGATCATTCAGACTGTGCACAACTACCGGCAGGTCTGCTCCTCGGGCCTCTACTTCCGGGACGGGCACAACTGCCACGACTGCCGGGGCAAGCTGCTCGGCTGGCCGGCCGTCAAGCACAGGTGCTACCGCGGCTCCGCGGCGCAGAGCGCGATCATGGCGACCACGCTGGCCGTCCACCGTCCCACCTGGCGCTCGGTGGATCGCTACATCGCGCTCACCGACAAGATCGCCGCGCACCTGGCCGACTACGGCATCCCGGCCGAGCGCGTCGTGATCAAACCGAACGGCCTGCCCGACCCCGGCCGGCCCGACCCGATCGGCGAGGGTTTCCTGTACGGCGCCCGGCTCTCCCCGGAGAAGGGCCTCGGCCTGTTGCTGGACGCCTGGCGTCGGCACCCGGACGGCTCGCTCGGCACGCTGCGCATCGCCGGCGACGGCGAACTGCGGCCGCTGGCCGAACGCGCCGCCGCCGAGCGTGGCGACGTGACCTACCTGGGTCCGCTGGACCGGGCCGGGATGACCGCCGCGCGGCGCGCGTCAGCTGTGGTGCTGGCCGTCCCGACCTGGGAGGACGTGCTGCCCACTGTGGTCCTCGAGGCGATGTCGGCGGGCCGGCCGGTGCTCGGCACCGCGGTCGGCGGGGTGCCGTACATGATCGGTGACGGCCCCGACGCGGCCGGCTGGCTGGCCGAGCCGGACCCGGCAGCGCTCGCCGCGGCGCTGCCGGTGGCCCGGGCCGGGGCGGCTGCCGCCGCGTCCGCGGCCCGGGATCGGTACCTGCGCCACTTCCACCCGGACGTGCTGACCAAGCGCCTGATCGACATTTACGCGGAGGTCAGCCGCGCAGGGCGCTCCGGCCGGTGA
- a CDS encoding Fpg/Nei family DNA glycosylase — protein sequence MPELPEVEALAAYLRERAVGHTVQRFEVSSFSALKTYDPAPSALTGLPITSAGRHGKFLDIGIGPDVHLVVHLARAGWLHYRDAFKSPAPLKPGSGPIAIRLRLDDGSGFDLTEAGTQKSLAAYLVRDPLTEVPGVSRLGPDALAVSRDEFAALLKSRNGQVKGVLTDQEVLAGIGNAYSDEILHVARMSPFALTGKLTDEQLTTLYEAMREVETDAVQRSVGQKAAELKGEKRAGMRVHARTGLPCPVCGDTVREVSFADKSLQYCATCQTGGKPLADRRLSKLVR from the coding sequence GTGCCCGAACTCCCCGAGGTCGAGGCGCTCGCCGCTTACCTGCGGGAGCGTGCGGTCGGCCACACCGTGCAGCGCTTCGAGGTCTCCTCGTTCAGCGCGCTGAAGACGTACGATCCGGCGCCCTCCGCGCTGACCGGGCTGCCGATCACCTCGGCCGGCCGGCACGGCAAGTTCCTGGACATCGGCATCGGCCCCGACGTGCACCTGGTCGTGCACCTGGCCCGGGCCGGCTGGCTGCACTACCGCGACGCCTTCAAGTCGCCGGCCCCGCTCAAGCCGGGCAGCGGCCCGATCGCGATCCGGCTCCGGCTCGACGACGGCTCCGGCTTCGACCTGACCGAGGCCGGCACCCAGAAATCCCTGGCGGCCTATCTGGTGCGCGACCCGCTGACCGAGGTCCCCGGCGTGTCCCGGCTCGGCCCGGACGCCCTCGCGGTCAGCCGCGACGAGTTCGCCGCCCTGCTCAAGAGCCGCAACGGCCAGGTGAAAGGCGTGCTCACCGACCAGGAGGTGCTGGCCGGGATCGGCAACGCGTACTCCGACGAGATCCTGCACGTGGCGCGGATGTCGCCGTTCGCGCTCACCGGCAAGCTCACCGACGAGCAGCTCACCACGCTGTACGAGGCGATGCGCGAAGTGGAGACCGACGCGGTCCAGCGCTCGGTCGGGCAGAAAGCAGCCGAGCTCAAGGGCGAGAAGCGGGCCGGCATGCGGGTGCACGCCCGGACCGGCCTGCCCTGCCCGGTTTGCGGAGACACCGTGCGAGAGGTCTCCTTCGCCGACAAGAGCCTGCAATACTGCGCTACCTGCCAGACCGGCGGAAAACCACTCGCCGATCGCCGCCTGTCCAAGTTGGTCCGGTGA
- a CDS encoding sugar transferase produces MREDVGEVTTSLHRPTTDSSRSKPVRYESFEWPQQQQQPPSNGVPRSAWNRQHRRLSRWHRPYTAVLVFLDLISTLAASEIADVFLEKSKSGFQHKSWLFLQGSALFTFFAYVVLPLGWLLLLWTNGTYDRRYLGLGSEEFKRIVRTSVTVVAAVSLLAFATKTDLSRGTVATVSLCALLFILLCRVTARQVLHLARRRTGHGAHRMVLVGTLPEALEVYTAVTRSPAAGLIPVAIHITDGYAAARGIETPVPVYAGRDVLSLVREVGADTIAVCGSASAEPGELRRLAWQLEGTGVDLVVAPQLTDIAGPRVHIRPIEGLPLLHVEEPTLSGPGWLVKNLLDRVVAGLGLALISPILAVIALGIRLSDPGPVFFRQTRVGHDGRTFRVWKFRTMYVDAEERKATLEELNESDGMLFKMKHDPRIFAFGQKLRATSLDELPQLINVLKGEMSLVGPRPLPADDGDYLGDVRRRLLVRPGITGLWQVSGRSDLSWDEAVRLDLYYVDNWSLTYDLSILWRTIWVVLKRKGAY; encoded by the coding sequence ATGCGGGAGGACGTAGGCGAAGTGACGACTAGCCTGCATCGCCCAACGACCGACAGCAGCCGGAGTAAACCCGTGCGGTACGAGAGCTTCGAGTGGCCGCAACAACAGCAGCAGCCACCGAGCAACGGCGTTCCCCGGTCCGCGTGGAACCGCCAGCACCGCCGGCTCTCCCGGTGGCACCGGCCGTACACCGCCGTGCTCGTCTTCCTCGACCTGATCTCCACACTGGCGGCCAGCGAGATCGCCGACGTGTTCCTGGAGAAATCCAAGAGCGGCTTCCAGCACAAGAGCTGGCTGTTCCTGCAGGGCTCGGCCCTGTTCACCTTCTTCGCCTACGTCGTGCTCCCGCTCGGCTGGCTGCTCCTGCTCTGGACCAACGGCACGTACGACCGCCGTTACCTGGGCCTGGGCAGCGAGGAGTTCAAGCGGATCGTGCGCACGTCGGTCACCGTGGTGGCCGCCGTCTCGCTGCTCGCGTTCGCCACCAAGACCGACCTGTCCCGCGGCACCGTCGCCACCGTGTCCCTGTGCGCGTTGCTGTTCATCCTGCTCTGCCGGGTCACCGCGCGACAGGTCCTGCACCTGGCCCGGCGCCGCACCGGGCACGGCGCGCACCGGATGGTCCTGGTCGGCACGCTTCCCGAGGCGCTTGAGGTCTACACCGCCGTCACCCGCAGCCCGGCCGCCGGCCTCATCCCGGTCGCCATCCACATCACCGACGGTTACGCTGCCGCCCGCGGCATCGAGACGCCCGTCCCGGTCTACGCCGGTCGCGACGTGCTCTCGCTGGTCCGTGAGGTCGGTGCGGACACCATCGCGGTCTGCGGCTCGGCCAGCGCCGAGCCCGGTGAGCTGCGCCGCCTGGCCTGGCAGCTGGAGGGCACCGGCGTCGACCTGGTGGTCGCGCCGCAGCTCACCGACATCGCCGGTCCCCGGGTGCACATCCGCCCGATCGAGGGTCTGCCGCTGCTGCACGTCGAGGAGCCCACCCTCTCCGGTCCCGGCTGGCTGGTGAAAAACCTGCTCGACCGGGTCGTCGCCGGCCTCGGCCTGGCGCTGATCAGCCCGATCCTGGCGGTCATCGCGCTCGGCATCCGGCTCTCCGACCCGGGCCCGGTGTTCTTCCGGCAGACCCGGGTCGGCCACGACGGCCGCACCTTCCGGGTCTGGAAATTCCGGACCATGTACGTGGACGCCGAGGAGCGCAAGGCCACCCTCGAAGAGCTCAACGAGTCCGACGGCATGCTCTTCAAGATGAAGCACGACCCGCGCATCTTCGCCTTCGGCCAGAAACTGCGCGCCACGTCGCTGGATGAGCTGCCCCAGCTGATCAACGTGCTCAAGGGCGAGATGTCGCTGGTCGGCCCGCGCCCGCTGCCCGCCGACGACGGCGACTACCTGGGCGACGTCCGCCGCCGCCTGCTGGTCCGCCCCGGCATCACCGGCCTCTGGCAGGTCTCCGGCCGCTCCGACCTGTCCTGGGACGAGGCGGTCCGGCTGGACCTGTACTACGTCGACAACTGGTCGCTCACCTATGACTTGAGCATCCTCTGGCGCACCATCTGGGTGGTCCTCAAGCGCAAGGGCGCCTACTGA
- a CDS encoding sensor histidine kinase yields the protein MAGQIGSVLAVVAVLAALAAAVVAVLRLRARRGIATTMQRATYEVLHTASLAAEPLRAGLTQATAAKAVRHLRVLVGAVGLSLADEKRCLAFDGRGHHHIEQLTAAAQRALTTRRSIILTASELPCDRVDCVVRGAVVAPLPGPDGAAPAALVAVADDQPPPGLVQATLEAARWAGSQLALAELDSSRERLARAEVRALRAQISPHFIYNALTAIASFVRTDPERARELILEFAEFTRYSFRAHGEFTTLAEELRSIDRYLTIERARFGDRLQVRLQIAPEVLPVGLPFLCLQPLVENAVRHGLSRKPGVGMVSIEARDAGAECHITVEDDGVGMDPSVFGLESADGDDGQHVGLVNVDERLRSVFGDHHGLIVETAPGAGTKVSMRVPKFHPQVRA from the coding sequence GTGGCGGGGCAGATCGGGAGTGTGCTGGCGGTGGTCGCCGTGCTGGCGGCGCTGGCCGCCGCCGTCGTGGCAGTGCTCCGCCTACGGGCCCGGCGCGGGATCGCCACGACGATGCAGCGGGCGACCTATGAGGTGCTGCACACCGCTTCGCTGGCCGCCGAGCCGCTGCGAGCCGGGCTCACCCAGGCCACCGCGGCCAAGGCCGTCCGGCATCTGCGCGTCCTGGTGGGCGCGGTCGGGCTGAGTCTGGCCGACGAGAAACGGTGCCTGGCGTTCGACGGCCGCGGTCACCACCACATCGAACAGTTGACGGCGGCCGCCCAGCGCGCCCTCACCACCCGTCGCTCGATCATCCTCACCGCCTCCGAGCTGCCCTGCGACCGGGTCGACTGCGTGGTCCGCGGCGCCGTGGTGGCGCCGTTGCCCGGCCCGGACGGCGCGGCGCCGGCCGCCCTGGTCGCGGTCGCCGACGACCAGCCGCCACCGGGCCTGGTGCAGGCGACGCTGGAGGCGGCTCGCTGGGCCGGGTCCCAGCTGGCGCTGGCCGAGCTGGACTCGTCGCGGGAGCGGCTGGCTCGGGCCGAGGTGCGGGCGCTGCGGGCGCAGATCAGCCCGCATTTCATCTACAACGCGCTGACCGCCATCGCCTCGTTCGTGCGTACCGACCCGGAGCGGGCGCGGGAGCTGATCCTGGAGTTCGCCGAGTTCACCAGGTACTCGTTCCGGGCGCACGGCGAGTTCACCACGCTGGCCGAGGAGCTGCGCTCGATCGACCGCTATCTGACCATCGAGCGGGCCCGGTTCGGCGACCGGTTGCAGGTCCGGCTGCAGATCGCGCCCGAGGTGCTGCCGGTCGGCCTGCCGTTCCTCTGCCTGCAACCGCTGGTGGAGAACGCGGTCCGGCACGGCCTGTCCCGCAAACCCGGCGTCGGTATGGTGAGCATCGAAGCCCGTGACGCCGGCGCCGAGTGTCACATCACCGTCGAGGACGACGGGGTCGGCATGGATCCGTCGGTCTTCGGCCTGGAGAGCGCGGACGGCGACGACGGCCAGCACGTCGGCCTGGTCAATGTGGACGAGCGCCTGCGGTCGGTGTTCGGCGATCATCATGGCCTGATCGTCGAGACCGCCCCCGGCGCGGGGACGAAGGTGAGCATGCGAGTGCCGAAATTCCACCCCCAGGTCCGGGCATGA
- a CDS encoding LytR/AlgR family response regulator transcription factor: protein MSLVVLAVDDEPPALDELAYLLDADGRVAHVHRAGDATEALRVLRDTEVDAVFLDIRMPGLDGMELARILRRFAHPPAIVFVTAYDDGAVDAFDLGVTDYVRKPVRAERLGESLRRVAGLRSTPAPAAPPDEPAIPVELAGSTRMLPRSSVHWVEAQGDYARLHTADASHLVRVSLATLAERWANAGFVRIHRSYLVQLRLVTELRLTGSGYVVAVDGVELPVSRRHTRELKDRLIRAAKHDWTR, encoded by the coding sequence ATGAGTCTCGTGGTGCTGGCCGTGGACGACGAGCCACCGGCCCTGGACGAGCTGGCCTACCTGCTGGACGCGGACGGCCGGGTCGCTCACGTGCACCGGGCCGGTGACGCGACGGAGGCGCTGCGGGTGCTCCGTGACACCGAAGTGGACGCGGTCTTCCTGGACATCCGGATGCCCGGCCTGGACGGCATGGAACTGGCCCGGATCCTGCGCCGGTTCGCGCATCCACCGGCGATCGTCTTCGTCACCGCCTACGACGACGGCGCGGTGGACGCGTTCGACCTGGGCGTCACCGACTACGTGCGGAAACCGGTGCGGGCCGAGCGCCTGGGGGAGTCGCTGCGCCGGGTCGCCGGCCTGCGGTCCACCCCGGCACCGGCGGCTCCGCCGGACGAGCCGGCCATCCCGGTCGAGCTGGCCGGCTCCACCCGGATGTTGCCGCGCTCCTCGGTCCACTGGGTGGAGGCGCAGGGCGACTACGCCCGGCTGCACACCGCGGACGCCTCGCACCTGGTCCGGGTCTCGCTGGCCACGCTGGCCGAACGCTGGGCGAACGCCGGATTCGTCCGCATCCACCGCTCCTACCTGGTGCAGCTGCGCCTGGTCACCGAGCTGCGCCTGACCGGGTCGGGCTACGTGGTCGCGGTGGACGGCGTGGAACTGCCGGTCAGCCGCCGCCACACCCGCGAGCTGAAGGATCGCCTCATCCGCGCCGCCAAGCACGACTGGACCCGCTAA
- a CDS encoding response regulator transcription factor: METTERRVLVVEDDRAIAEAVAARLRAEGFLVQIAGDGPSAVEAARRIPPDVMVLDVMLPGFDGLEVCRRIQAERPVPVLMLTARGDETDLLVGLAVGADDYMAKPFSMRELAARVHALLRRVSKVAVAPAPAGPPTLRFGDLEINQAERRVLRAGAEKHLTPTEFDLLVHLARAPRTVLPRERLLAEVWGWADASGTRTVDSHIKGLRRKLGADLIRTVHGVGYALEVDR; the protein is encoded by the coding sequence GTGGAAACGACCGAGCGACGGGTCCTCGTCGTCGAGGACGACCGGGCCATCGCGGAAGCGGTGGCGGCCCGGCTGCGCGCCGAGGGCTTCCTGGTGCAGATCGCCGGTGACGGCCCGAGCGCCGTCGAGGCGGCCCGCCGCATCCCGCCCGACGTGATGGTTCTCGACGTCATGCTGCCCGGTTTCGACGGCCTCGAGGTCTGCCGCCGCATCCAGGCCGAACGGCCGGTACCGGTGCTGATGCTCACCGCCCGCGGTGACGAGACCGACCTGCTGGTCGGGCTCGCTGTCGGCGCCGACGACTACATGGCCAAGCCGTTCTCGATGCGCGAGCTGGCCGCCCGGGTGCACGCGCTGCTGCGCCGGGTCAGCAAGGTCGCCGTCGCGCCGGCACCGGCCGGCCCGCCCACCCTCCGGTTCGGCGACCTGGAGATCAACCAGGCCGAGCGCCGGGTGCTCCGGGCCGGCGCCGAGAAGCACCTCACCCCCACCGAGTTCGACCTGCTGGTGCACCTGGCCCGGGCGCCGCGCACGGTGCTGCCCCGGGAGCGGCTGCTGGCCGAGGTGTGGGGCTGGGCCGACGCCTCCGGCACCCGTACCGTCGACAGCCACATCAAGGGGCTGCGGCGCAAGCTCGGGGCGGACCTCATCCGTACCGTGCACGGGGTTGGCTACGCCTTGGAAGTCGATCGATGA
- a CDS encoding HAMP domain-containing sensor histidine kinase — MRARLMQLVHDVAARLFRWLPRPLDPVRSIKAKLSLALGFAGGVGLLVFLWSIDFYRVDVLWVGIAAALGLVTLQVMAHGATIPLREMTVAAREMARGDYTRRIRTRSQDEVGELAEAFNQMAADLAAADRQRRELIANVSHELRTPITALRGLLENIVDGVADTDPETMRTALAQTERLSRLVTDLLDLSRLDAGVVPMRRELIDVPEFLDEVVREAKVNAGGTGQDVRFEVAAPALVLPGDRERLHQVFANLLDNAARHSPAGGLVTLRAERHDEQVLFAVTDQGDGIPMADRERVFERFTRGERPTGGGTGLGLAIARWVVQLHNGTIAVVEPTERRGCHIHVRLPL, encoded by the coding sequence ATGAGAGCCCGGTTGATGCAGCTCGTCCACGACGTGGCGGCCCGGCTGTTCCGCTGGCTGCCCCGGCCGCTCGACCCGGTCCGCTCGATCAAGGCGAAGCTCTCGCTGGCTCTGGGCTTCGCCGGCGGCGTCGGCCTGCTGGTCTTCCTGTGGAGCATCGACTTCTACCGGGTCGACGTCCTCTGGGTCGGCATCGCGGCCGCGTTGGGGCTGGTCACCCTGCAGGTGATGGCACACGGCGCGACCATTCCGCTGCGCGAGATGACTGTCGCGGCCCGGGAGATGGCCCGCGGCGACTACACCCGCCGGATCCGCACCCGCTCGCAGGACGAGGTGGGCGAACTCGCCGAGGCCTTCAACCAGATGGCCGCCGACCTGGCGGCCGCGGACCGGCAACGGCGGGAGCTGATCGCCAACGTCTCGCACGAGTTGCGTACGCCGATCACCGCCCTCCGCGGCCTGCTGGAGAACATCGTCGACGGCGTCGCCGACACCGACCCGGAGACGATGCGCACCGCGCTGGCGCAGACCGAGCGGCTCAGCCGTCTGGTCACCGATCTGCTCGACCTGTCCCGGCTGGACGCGGGCGTGGTGCCGATGCGCCGGGAGCTGATCGACGTACCGGAGTTCCTGGACGAGGTGGTCCGGGAGGCGAAGGTGAACGCCGGCGGCACCGGCCAGGACGTCCGGTTCGAGGTCGCCGCCCCGGCGCTGGTGCTGCCCGGTGACCGGGAACGGCTGCACCAGGTCTTCGCCAACCTGCTGGACAACGCGGCCCGGCACAGCCCGGCCGGCGGCCTGGTGACGCTGCGCGCCGAGCGCCACGACGAGCAGGTGCTGTTCGCCGTCACCGACCAGGGCGACGGCATCCCGATGGCGGACCGGGAACGGGTCTTCGAACGCTTCACCCGGGGTGAGCGGCCGACCGGCGGCGGTACCGGACTGGGCCTCGCCATCGCCCGCTGGGTGGTGCAACTCCACAACGGAACGATCGCCGTGGTCGAGCCGACCGAACGCCGCGGCTGCCACATCCACGTACGCCTGCCTCTGTAA